The following coding sequences are from one Arthrobacter crystallopoietes window:
- a CDS encoding GroES family chaperonin: MLHDRILVALDKDSSERRSSSGIVIPATAAMGKRLAWAAVVAAGPHVRQVSVGDKVLFDPEDRAEVEVNATDYVLLRERDIHAVAEPEEQDKSTGLYL, encoded by the coding sequence ATGCTTCATGACCGCATTCTTGTTGCGCTGGACAAGGACAGCAGCGAGCGCCGTTCTTCATCCGGCATCGTGATCCCGGCGACCGCCGCCATGGGTAAGCGCCTGGCCTGGGCCGCCGTCGTCGCCGCAGGCCCTCACGTTCGCCAGGTCAGCGTCGGCGACAAGGTGCTGTTCGATCCGGAGGACCGCGCCGAGGTGGAAGTCAACGCCACGGACTACGTGCTGCTGCGCGAGCGCGACATCCACGCGGTGGCCGAACCGGAAGAGCAGGACAAGAGCACCGGGCTTTACCTCTGA
- a CDS encoding Bax inhibitor-1/YccA family membrane protein: protein MAMGGNPVFNNPNAFRSQPQRSANAGSAMLAGQSQMSSQQLNELYNQPSAGPAQTGRMTYDDVIMKTMACLALVLAGAAVGWMIPALMIPGMLVGLVLGLVNAFKKEPSKALILAYAGAEGVFVGGLSMVLDSMYPGVAPQAVLGTVCVFAVTLLLFKSGKVRATPKAMKFFMIAIIGYAVFSLVNLGLQMFGVMDTPWGVRGIEINIMGIGIPLGVIIGLFAIGLAAFSLIMDFTSIEQGVRAGVDRKYSWTAAFGLTVTLIWLYVEILRLLAILRGTE from the coding sequence ATGGCCATGGGTGGAAATCCGGTCTTCAATAATCCAAATGCGTTCCGCAGCCAGCCGCAGCGCTCGGCGAACGCCGGCTCGGCCATGCTCGCGGGCCAGTCGCAAATGTCCAGCCAGCAGCTCAATGAGCTGTACAACCAGCCGTCGGCCGGTCCCGCACAGACCGGGCGGATGACCTACGACGACGTCATCATGAAGACCATGGCCTGCCTGGCCCTGGTCCTCGCCGGTGCCGCCGTCGGTTGGATGATCCCGGCCCTGATGATTCCGGGCATGCTCGTCGGCCTGGTACTGGGCCTGGTAAACGCCTTCAAGAAGGAGCCGTCCAAGGCCCTGATCCTGGCGTACGCCGGAGCCGAGGGCGTGTTTGTCGGCGGCCTGTCCATGGTGCTCGACTCGATGTACCCCGGCGTCGCACCTCAGGCAGTGCTCGGCACGGTCTGCGTGTTTGCCGTAACCCTGCTCCTCTTCAAAAGCGGCAAGGTGCGCGCGACTCCGAAGGCGATGAAGTTCTTCATGATCGCCATCATCGGCTACGCGGTGTTCTCCCTGGTCAACCTGGGCCTGCAGATGTTCGGCGTGATGGACACCCCGTGGGGCGTCCGCGGCATCGAAATCAACATCATGGGCATCGGCATTCCCCTCGGCGTGATCATCGGCCTGTTCGCCATCGGTCTGGCCGCGTTCTCGCTGATCATGGACTTCACCTCCATTGAGCAGGGCGTCCGCGCCGGTGTGGACCGCAAGTACTCCTGGACAGCCGCGTTCGGCCTGACCGTGACGCTGATCTGGCTGTACGTGGAGATCCTGCGCCTGCTCGCGATCCTTCGCGGCACTGAGTAG
- the galK gene encoding galactokinase: MTCRTTAAADAFTRRFGHAPDGIWAAPGRVNLIGEHTDYNLGFALPLAIDRSTLAAVSLRNDSTVRATALDTAYDDVTLAAADISPGAVTGWAAYPLGVVWAFAQRGVEIPGLELQLGSDVPIGAGLSSSAALECSVAVALNDLLGAGFEPPELVQICRQAENEMAGAPTGILDQTASLLGRGDHALLLDCRSLATQPVPLPLREAGLQLLVVDTKVSHSHASGGYSARRADCARAVEALGVDSLRDVEEGMLPEARGRLDQTTFRRVRHVVTENQRVLETAHLLTSKGQASGPAAIGDLLTASHVSLRDDYEVSCAELDLAVDTALQHGALGARMTGGGFGGSAIALVPEEAAEKVGAAVVNSFRMAGLKQPDVFPVAPADGARRVA; this comes from the coding sequence ATGACCTGCCGCACCACCGCCGCTGCGGATGCCTTCACCCGACGCTTCGGCCACGCTCCCGACGGCATCTGGGCCGCCCCGGGCCGCGTCAATCTCATCGGCGAGCATACCGATTACAACCTTGGCTTTGCCCTTCCGCTGGCCATCGACCGCTCCACCCTCGCCGCGGTTTCCCTGCGGAACGATTCAACCGTCCGCGCCACCGCGCTGGATACTGCGTACGACGACGTGACGTTGGCTGCCGCTGATATCTCGCCCGGCGCCGTGACGGGTTGGGCGGCCTATCCGCTCGGCGTCGTGTGGGCCTTCGCCCAGCGCGGCGTCGAGATTCCCGGCCTGGAGCTGCAACTCGGGTCCGATGTTCCCATCGGGGCCGGACTCTCGTCGTCGGCAGCGCTGGAATGCTCCGTGGCCGTTGCCCTCAACGATCTGCTGGGCGCCGGCTTCGAGCCGCCGGAGCTGGTCCAGATCTGCCGGCAGGCCGAGAACGAGATGGCGGGTGCGCCAACCGGCATTCTCGACCAGACGGCTTCCCTCTTGGGCCGCGGCGACCATGCCCTGCTCCTTGATTGCCGCAGTCTGGCAACCCAGCCGGTCCCCCTGCCGCTGCGCGAGGCGGGACTGCAGCTGCTGGTGGTCGACACGAAAGTCTCGCACTCGCACGCCAGCGGCGGGTATTCCGCACGGCGCGCCGACTGCGCCCGAGCCGTCGAAGCCCTGGGCGTGGACTCCCTGCGCGATGTGGAGGAAGGGATGCTTCCGGAGGCACGAGGCCGGTTGGACCAAACAACGTTCCGCCGGGTGCGGCACGTCGTCACCGAGAACCAGCGAGTACTGGAGACAGCCCACCTGCTGACGTCAAAAGGCCAAGCATCCGGGCCGGCAGCCATCGGCGACCTCTTAACGGCCAGCCATGTCTCTCTGCGCGATGACTACGAGGTGTCCTGTGCCGAGCTGGATCTGGCCGTGGACACCGCACTGCAGCACGGCGCCTTGGGTGCGCGGATGACGGGAGGCGGATTCGGCGGCTCGGCCATCGCCCTGGTACCGGAAGAAGCGGCAGAAAAGGTGGGCGCCGCCGTCGTCAATTCTTTCCGGATGGCCGGATTAAAGCAGCCCGATGTGTTTCCGGTTGCCCCGGCGGACGGCGCCCGGCGGGTGGCCTGA
- the galT gene encoding galactose-1-phosphate uridylyltransferase, whose product MTTMTSTRLADGRELIYFDSSPDAAKRRRGTSPVDGRQLDPRGETGEARFDVLTGEWVAVAAHRQNRTHLPPADECPLCPSDGVRQTEIPSGYEVAVFENRFPSFGPQLGTLPAPDDAPATSAPAYGRCEVISFTEDHVGSFGLLPFERVRTVVDAWAQRTEALSAMTGVQQVFCFENRGAEIGVTLHHPHGQIYAYPFITPRSTGMAKLARRHYLRSGGLETLTSSVLAAERTNGERMIVEGSHFSAYVPFAARWPLEIHLVPHRQVPDLAALTGEERDELAELYPQLLRRLDSLYDSPTPYIAAWHQAPVAEDFRPSGHLHLQLTSPRRAEDKLKYLAGSEAAMGAFINDTAPEDTAARLRAADTA is encoded by the coding sequence ATGACGACCATGACTTCCACGCGGCTCGCGGACGGGCGGGAACTGATCTACTTTGACAGCTCCCCTGACGCAGCCAAGCGGCGCCGCGGCACCTCCCCGGTGGACGGCCGGCAGCTGGATCCGCGCGGCGAAACCGGCGAGGCGCGTTTCGATGTGCTGACCGGCGAATGGGTGGCCGTGGCCGCGCACCGGCAGAACCGCACCCACCTGCCGCCGGCGGACGAATGCCCGCTGTGCCCCTCCGACGGCGTACGGCAGACCGAGATTCCCTCCGGCTACGAGGTAGCGGTCTTCGAGAACCGCTTCCCGTCCTTCGGTCCGCAGCTCGGCACCTTGCCCGCCCCCGACGACGCTCCCGCCACCAGCGCGCCGGCGTACGGACGCTGCGAAGTCATTTCTTTTACCGAAGACCACGTCGGTTCCTTCGGCTTGCTCCCGTTCGAGCGGGTCCGCACGGTGGTGGACGCCTGGGCGCAGCGCACCGAGGCCCTGTCTGCGATGACCGGGGTGCAGCAGGTTTTCTGCTTCGAAAACCGTGGAGCCGAGATCGGCGTGACACTGCACCACCCGCACGGCCAGATCTACGCCTACCCGTTCATCACGCCGCGCAGCACCGGCATGGCGAAGCTGGCCCGGCGGCATTACCTGCGCTCCGGCGGACTGGAAACCCTGACAAGTTCCGTGCTGGCGGCCGAACGGACCAACGGCGAGCGCATGATCGTCGAGGGCAGCCACTTCAGCGCCTATGTTCCCTTCGCCGCCCGTTGGCCGCTGGAAATTCACTTGGTTCCGCACCGCCAGGTCCCCGACCTCGCCGCTCTGACCGGGGAGGAACGCGATGAACTCGCGGAGCTTTACCCGCAACTGCTGCGCCGGCTGGACAGTCTCTACGACTCCCCCACTCCCTACATCGCCGCATGGCATCAGGCACCCGTCGCCGAAGACTTCCGCCCCTCCGGCCACCTCCACCTGCAGCTGACCTCCCCGCGCCGCGCGGAGGACAAACTCAAGTACCTGGCCGGCTCTGAAGCCGCCATGGGTGCCTTCATCAACGACACCGCGCCCGAGGACACCGCCGCACGGCTCCGGGCGGCGGACACGGCATGA
- a CDS encoding aldose 1-epimerase family protein → MSHPTFATGEQFEIVRGDSRAVITELAACLRLFEKNSVQLTETFGDDQIPPGAVGVLLAPWPNRVDKAVWMLNGKEQKLDITELKRGHATHGLLRNAGYRKVEHTESAVSLEAAIFPQHGYPFHLTHRVRYELDNDGDLQVTQSLVNHSAEAAPVALGAHPYIRLGSEDTSGLTLTVPGQTYLITDETLIPRDKAAAADGMDLRAGREVGSLDMDCAYTDLVPAASGRVESTLSAPDGRSVTLWQDETFPYTHVFVTDKYPGRAQAVAIEPMTAPANAFNSGDGLIWLEPGAEFGGSWGISAEVRPTNVRA, encoded by the coding sequence ATGAGCCACCCTACCTTTGCCACCGGTGAACAGTTCGAGATTGTCCGCGGAGACTCACGCGCCGTCATTACGGAACTCGCAGCCTGCCTGCGGTTGTTCGAGAAGAACTCCGTGCAACTGACCGAGACTTTCGGCGACGACCAGATTCCGCCGGGAGCTGTAGGGGTCCTGCTGGCGCCGTGGCCCAACCGGGTGGACAAAGCCGTCTGGATGCTCAACGGCAAGGAACAAAAGCTGGACATCACGGAGCTCAAGCGCGGCCACGCCACCCACGGGCTGCTGCGGAACGCCGGTTACCGCAAGGTGGAACATACCGAATCCGCCGTTTCGCTGGAGGCCGCGATCTTCCCGCAGCACGGATATCCGTTCCACCTCACCCACCGCGTCCGCTACGAACTGGATAACGACGGCGACCTGCAGGTCACGCAGTCGCTGGTCAACCATTCGGCGGAGGCCGCGCCCGTGGCACTCGGCGCGCATCCCTACATACGGCTCGGCAGCGAGGACACCTCGGGCCTGACGCTGACGGTCCCCGGTCAGACGTACCTGATCACGGACGAGACACTAATTCCCCGGGACAAAGCCGCCGCCGCAGATGGGATGGACCTGCGTGCCGGACGAGAGGTGGGCTCGCTGGACATGGACTGTGCCTACACCGATCTGGTTCCAGCTGCCAGCGGCCGGGTGGAGAGCACCTTGAGCGCCCCGGACGGCAGATCCGTGACGTTGTGGCAGGACGAAACATTCCCCTACACGCATGTGTTCGTGACCGACAAGTACCCGGGACGGGCGCAGGCGGTGGCCATTGAACCGATGACGGCACCCGCAAATGCGTTCAACTCCGGGGATGGCCTCATCTGGCTGGAGCCCGGCGCCGAATTCGGCGGCAGCTGGGGCATCAGCGCCGAGGTCCGTCCGACGAATGTCCGGGCGTGA
- a CDS encoding AI-2E family transporter, which produces MTRPFPDNRPPAAGPRAGTGGAHHVREDVPYALRISAAWAWRLGLIIVVIGVLIWLLSYISLIIIPLMVAALLAGLLQPVVRFLHKAKVPGGLAVAITILGFLGLMGGALSLVGRQLFFGFRELWDQALEGVRQIQGWLTDGPLALTSAQLNDYINELLDQLQNNSSAILSSALSVGSTAGHLVTGLLLAIFALIFFLLDGERIWMFVVGLLPKRARAASNGAGRRGWYSLVQYIRVQVFVAFVDAVGIGAGAAIIGVPLALPLSVLVFIGSFIPIVGALVTGFVAVLLALVANGWVNALIMLAIVLGVQQLESHVLQPLIMGKAVSLHPLAVVIAVAGGTMVAGIPGALFAVPLLAIVNTVVKYIAGRDWEHDPAVGGQQRRTEPLAEPPGTKGARGAGGSAPESDDASGDTAKNDAGAAATQGTAVKPDARDGTAQGTAVENTKPEKTEAGEPGGTAPEDRNELRK; this is translated from the coding sequence ATGACCCGGCCCTTTCCCGACAACCGTCCACCGGCCGCCGGTCCGCGCGCCGGAACCGGTGGTGCGCACCATGTCCGCGAGGACGTGCCGTACGCCCTGAGGATCAGTGCTGCCTGGGCCTGGCGGCTCGGATTGATCATTGTGGTGATCGGGGTGCTGATCTGGCTGCTCAGCTACATTTCGCTGATCATCATCCCGCTGATGGTCGCCGCCCTGCTGGCGGGCCTGCTCCAGCCCGTGGTCCGGTTCCTCCATAAGGCCAAAGTGCCCGGCGGCCTGGCCGTCGCCATCACGATCCTGGGTTTCCTGGGACTGATGGGCGGGGCGTTGTCCCTGGTGGGGCGCCAGCTGTTCTTCGGCTTCCGCGAGCTGTGGGACCAGGCGCTTGAAGGCGTGCGGCAGATCCAGGGCTGGCTGACCGACGGCCCCTTGGCGCTGACCTCGGCCCAGCTGAACGACTACATCAACGAGCTGCTTGACCAGCTGCAGAACAACAGCAGCGCCATCCTCTCCAGCGCCCTCTCCGTCGGTTCCACCGCCGGCCACCTCGTGACCGGTCTGCTGCTGGCAATTTTCGCGCTGATCTTCTTCCTGCTCGACGGCGAGCGGATCTGGATGTTCGTCGTCGGGCTGCTGCCGAAGCGCGCCCGAGCGGCAAGTAACGGTGCCGGCCGCAGGGGCTGGTACTCGCTGGTCCAGTACATCCGCGTCCAGGTATTCGTGGCGTTCGTGGACGCCGTCGGCATTGGGGCCGGCGCGGCCATCATCGGCGTTCCACTCGCGCTGCCATTGAGCGTGCTGGTGTTCATCGGCTCCTTCATCCCGATTGTCGGTGCCCTGGTCACCGGGTTCGTGGCGGTGCTGCTGGCCCTGGTCGCCAACGGCTGGGTCAACGCGCTGATCATGCTGGCCATCGTGCTGGGCGTCCAGCAACTGGAAAGCCACGTCCTCCAGCCACTGATCATGGGCAAGGCCGTATCCCTGCATCCGCTGGCCGTGGTGATTGCCGTGGCCGGCGGCACCATGGTGGCCGGCATCCCCGGTGCGCTCTTCGCCGTTCCCCTGCTCGCCATCGTCAACACGGTAGTGAAGTACATAGCGGGCCGGGACTGGGAACATGACCCCGCAGTCGGCGGGCAGCAGCGGCGCACGGAACCGCTGGCCGAGCCGCCGGGCACGAAAGGTGCACGCGGCGCCGGAGGTTCGGCACCGGAAAGCGATGACGCGTCCGGGGACACCGCGAAGAACGATGCCGGGGCCGCCGCAACGCAGGGGACTGCGGTGAAACCTGATGCCAGGGACGGGACTGCACAGGGCACCGCCGTCGAGAATACGAAGCCCGAAAAGACTGAAGCTGGGGAACCGGGCGGTACTGCCCCCGAGGATAGGAACGAACTGCGCAAATGA
- the ilvA gene encoding threonine ammonia-lyase, whose protein sequence is MIDLKALPVTVDDIMDAAELLDGVIELTPVEQSRALGRMTGSDVYFKCENLQRAGSFKVRGAYVRMARLNEEERARGVVAASAGNHAQGVAVAAARLGIKARIFMPMGVALPKLAATRGHGAEVVLHGHNVDEALAEAQRYADETGAVFVHPFDNTDIIAGQGTVGLEVLEQIPNVDTVVMGVGGGGLLAGVATAIKARAKELGREIRVIGVQAENAAAYPPSLAADALVPLQKVSTMADGIAVGRPGQVPFSIIRELVDDVVTVSEDALARALIFLIERSKLVVEPAGAVGVAALMEGVIENPGTTAVILSGGNIDPMLMLKVIQRGLYASGRFMSVRIMLDDRPGSLAQISRIIAESDANVTRVDHTRIGGSISMGDVAITIDIETKGHEHCKQVLDNLRAEGFQPIVVH, encoded by the coding sequence ATGATAGATCTCAAAGCACTCCCCGTCACCGTTGACGACATCATGGATGCCGCCGAATTGCTCGACGGCGTGATCGAGCTGACCCCGGTCGAGCAGTCCCGCGCGTTGGGCCGGATGACCGGATCCGACGTCTACTTCAAGTGCGAGAATCTGCAGCGCGCAGGCTCGTTCAAGGTCCGCGGCGCCTATGTGCGCATGGCCCGACTGAACGAAGAGGAGCGGGCGAGAGGCGTGGTTGCGGCGTCCGCGGGAAACCACGCCCAGGGTGTGGCCGTGGCTGCGGCGAGGCTGGGCATCAAGGCACGGATCTTCATGCCCATGGGCGTCGCCCTGCCGAAGCTGGCTGCCACCCGCGGCCACGGCGCGGAAGTTGTCCTGCACGGCCACAACGTTGACGAAGCCCTGGCCGAGGCCCAGCGCTACGCCGACGAGACCGGTGCGGTCTTCGTCCACCCCTTCGACAACACGGACATCATTGCCGGGCAGGGAACCGTCGGCCTGGAGGTGCTGGAGCAGATCCCCAACGTGGACACCGTGGTTATGGGCGTGGGCGGCGGCGGTCTGTTGGCGGGGGTGGCGACGGCGATCAAGGCCCGCGCCAAGGAACTGGGCCGCGAGATCAGGGTCATCGGGGTGCAGGCCGAAAACGCGGCCGCCTATCCGCCGTCGTTGGCCGCTGACGCGCTGGTGCCGCTGCAGAAAGTGTCCACCATGGCGGACGGCATCGCAGTGGGCCGGCCCGGACAGGTGCCGTTTTCCATCATCCGCGAACTGGTCGACGACGTGGTCACCGTCAGCGAGGATGCCCTCGCGCGGGCCCTGATCTTCCTGATCGAGCGGTCCAAACTGGTGGTGGAGCCGGCCGGTGCCGTGGGCGTGGCCGCGCTGATGGAAGGGGTCATCGAGAATCCCGGCACCACGGCGGTGATCCTCTCCGGCGGCAACATCGATCCGATGCTGATGCTCAAGGTGATCCAGCGCGGCCTATACGCCTCGGGGCGGTTCATGTCCGTGCGCATCATGCTGGACGACCGGCCCGGTTCGCTGGCCCAGATCTCGCGCATCATCGCCGAGTCGGACGCGAACGTCACCCGCGTGGACCACACCCGGATCGGCGGGTCCATCAGCATGGGCGACGTGGCCATCACCATCGACATCGAGACCAAGGGCCACGAGCACTGCAAGCAGGTGCTGGACAACCTGCGCGCGGAGGGCTTCCAGCCCATCGTTGTGCATTAG
- a CDS encoding rhomboid family intramembrane serine protease encodes MADYGGQAPRTQASRARRGLVVLGALTAVLWGIQIVNVSTGRELNFLLGNIPRTLYGLDGIIFSPLLHADFSHLLSNNLPLVVLGFLVFLEGVRRFVAVLASSWLVSGVGVWLTGAGLTVGSSGLVFGFLTYLLVRGFYNRSWKQILLAVVIFMFYGSVLWGVLPTPGSGISWQAHLFGAVGGVLAAVLLRKDSRRRNRRVGS; translated from the coding sequence ATGGCAGACTACGGCGGGCAGGCGCCTCGGACCCAGGCGTCACGGGCGCGGCGGGGACTGGTGGTGCTCGGTGCCCTCACGGCCGTGCTGTGGGGTATCCAAATAGTCAACGTGTCGACCGGCCGGGAGCTGAATTTCCTGCTGGGCAACATCCCGCGGACGCTCTACGGGCTGGACGGCATCATCTTCTCGCCCCTGCTGCACGCGGACTTCAGCCATCTGCTCAGTAACAATCTGCCCCTGGTGGTGCTTGGGTTCCTGGTGTTCCTGGAGGGCGTGCGCCGCTTTGTCGCAGTCCTCGCTTCCAGCTGGCTGGTGTCCGGCGTCGGCGTCTGGCTCACCGGCGCAGGGCTGACGGTCGGCTCGTCGGGACTGGTCTTCGGCTTCCTGACGTACCTGCTGGTGCGCGGGTTCTACAACCGCAGTTGGAAGCAGATTCTGCTGGCCGTGGTGATCTTCATGTTCTACGGCTCGGTCCTGTGGGGCGTATTGCCGACGCCGGGGTCCGGCATTTCGTGGCAGGCCCACCTTTTCGGCGCGGTCGGGGGAGTGCTGGCGGCGGTCCTGCTGCGCAAGGATTCCCGGCGCCGGAACCGCCGCGTGGGAAGTTAA
- the greA gene encoding transcription elongation factor GreA, with translation MSTSSASVAWLTQESYDRLKAELDHLSGPGRTEIVARIEQARSEGDLKENGGYHAAKEEQGKAEARIRQLTELLRNAHVGEAPADDGVVEPGMVVEANVAGDKETFLLGSREVAGDADIDVYSERSALGAAIHGLKAGDKTTYTAPNGKEISVEIISAKPYKG, from the coding sequence GTGTCTACATCCAGCGCATCCGTCGCCTGGCTCACCCAGGAGTCCTACGACCGCCTGAAGGCTGAACTGGATCATCTCTCCGGCCCCGGCCGTACGGAGATTGTTGCCCGTATTGAGCAGGCCCGTTCCGAGGGAGACCTCAAGGAAAACGGCGGTTACCATGCAGCCAAAGAGGAACAGGGCAAAGCAGAGGCACGCATCCGGCAGCTGACCGAGCTGCTTCGCAACGCGCACGTGGGGGAAGCACCTGCCGATGACGGTGTTGTCGAACCGGGCATGGTTGTTGAAGCCAATGTCGCCGGCGATAAAGAGACCTTCCTGCTCGGCAGCCGCGAAGTTGCCGGCGATGCCGATATCGACGTCTACAGCGAGCGGTCAGCGCTCGGCGCCGCAATCCACGGTCTCAAGGCAGGCGACAAGACCACCTACACAGCACCGAACGGCAAAGAAATCTCGGTGGAGATCATCTCCGCCAAGCCGTACAAGGGCTAA
- a CDS encoding DUF4307 domain-containing protein: protein MSTTGPTPTDTSSGLSVANRYGAPKRGLSGKAKKWMAIAALAVAVVIAGWMSFSIQGSDDVSSTDVGFNLSDDGTVLVDFQVMKDADATAECAVQALSENYAIVGWKVVTVGPNAEDEGAANGRTTAHRVELRTESPATTGGVNSCWIVD from the coding sequence GTGAGCACCACCGGACCCACTCCCACGGACACCTCGTCCGGCTTAAGCGTAGCCAATCGCTACGGCGCCCCAAAGCGCGGGCTCAGCGGGAAAGCCAAAAAGTGGATGGCCATCGCCGCGCTGGCTGTCGCCGTCGTCATCGCTGGCTGGATGTCCTTCTCCATCCAGGGCTCCGACGACGTCTCAAGCACCGACGTCGGGTTCAATCTTAGCGACGATGGAACAGTGCTAGTGGACTTCCAGGTCATGAAGGATGCGGACGCCACGGCGGAGTGCGCGGTCCAGGCCTTGAGCGAAAACTACGCGATCGTCGGCTGGAAGGTTGTCACCGTGGGCCCCAACGCCGAGGACGAGGGAGCAGCCAACGGCCGCACCACGGCCCATCGCGTTGAGCTGCGGACGGAATCCCCCGCGACTACCGGCGGCGTCAACAGCTGCTGGATTGTGGACTGA
- the mca gene encoding mycothiol conjugate amidase Mca produces MSIPAQPSVAPKGSSSGGRLRLLAVHAHPDDESSKGAATMASYAAAGVDVMVATCTGGERGDILNAEVASVPHALRDLPGLRRLEMADAAKELGVAHRWLGFVDSGLPQGDPLPPLPFGSFATLPLERAAAPLVRLVREFQPHVIISYDENGGYPHPDHIMAHKVAVEAYNAAGDAESYPEAGEPWTPLKLYFDRAFNPERFRALHFALEEAGLQSPYAARIAAWQEADAEGHQPPMPVHRTTTQIDCGDFFEHRDRALLAHRTQIEPNGFFFAVSPDMQRKVWPWEDYTLVDARVETSVPETDFFAGIR; encoded by the coding sequence GTGAGCATCCCCGCACAGCCCAGCGTGGCCCCCAAGGGAAGCAGTTCCGGGGGCCGGCTTCGCCTGCTCGCGGTCCATGCGCACCCCGACGATGAGTCGAGCAAGGGTGCGGCGACGATGGCCAGCTACGCCGCGGCCGGCGTCGACGTCATGGTCGCCACCTGCACCGGCGGTGAGCGCGGCGACATCCTGAATGCCGAGGTCGCCTCGGTTCCGCACGCCTTGCGCGACCTGCCGGGCCTGCGCCGGCTGGAAATGGCCGACGCCGCCAAGGAGCTCGGCGTTGCGCACCGCTGGCTTGGCTTTGTTGACTCGGGCCTGCCGCAGGGCGACCCGCTGCCGCCGCTGCCCTTCGGCAGCTTCGCCACGCTGCCGCTGGAGCGCGCCGCGGCGCCGCTGGTCCGCCTGGTCCGCGAGTTCCAGCCGCACGTGATCATCAGCTATGACGAGAACGGCGGCTACCCGCACCCGGACCACATCATGGCGCACAAGGTAGCCGTGGAGGCCTACAACGCCGCTGGCGACGCCGAAAGCTACCCCGAAGCCGGCGAGCCCTGGACGCCGCTAAAGCTCTACTTCGACCGTGCCTTCAACCCCGAACGGTTCCGCGCCCTGCACTTCGCCCTCGAAGAGGCCGGCCTGCAGTCGCCGTATGCCGCGCGCATTGCCGCCTGGCAGGAGGCGGATGCCGAGGGGCACCAGCCGCCGATGCCGGTCCACCGGACCACCACGCAGATCGACTGCGGGGACTTCTTCGAGCACCGCGACCGCGCCCTGCTGGCCCACCGCACCCAGATCGAGCCCAACGGTTTTTTCTTCGCGGTGTCGCCGGATATGCAGCGCAAGGTCTGGCCGTGGGAGGACTACACGCTCGTTGACGCCCGGGTGGAAACCTCGGTACCGGAAACGGACTTCTTTGCTGGCATACGATAG